Proteins from a genomic interval of Nocardioidaceae bacterium:
- a CDS encoding MFS transporter translates to MAVTTDATAGRRASPGPAERSRAYAVLLVVAIVAVSLNLRPAAVSVGPVLTEIRDGLGISPLVAGVLTTLPVVAFAVLGLGAPRAARVLGLHRTMLLSLVLTTLGLVGRSLVSGQVAFLVLSLLALSGAAAANILVPSLVKVHFPDRIGTLTAVYSTALAIGLTAASVATVPLGENLAGVLGDESAGGWRTALGSWAILAAVAAMPWLGLVRREVVPREEGSAISVADAARTSLGRRMALFFALQSFQAYSVFGWFAEVYRDAGFSAGEAGLLLGVITGLGIPVSFIVPSVAARLDDQRLLIVGIMACGPVAYLGLTFAPTTVPYAWAVLTGVSLAAFPLILVLIGMRARTSEGTAALSGFTQSAGYAMAALGPFAVGAMRDASGGWTLPLLVMTVLLVPQLIIGLTVAKPEFIEDELPSADGRAASR, encoded by the coding sequence ATGGCGGTGACCACAGATGCGACCGCGGGCCGGCGCGCCTCCCCCGGGCCGGCCGAGCGCTCCCGCGCGTACGCCGTGCTGCTCGTCGTCGCGATCGTCGCCGTCAGCCTGAACCTGCGACCCGCCGCGGTCTCCGTCGGTCCGGTGCTGACCGAGATCCGTGACGGTCTGGGCATCTCACCGCTGGTCGCGGGTGTACTCACCACGCTGCCGGTGGTGGCGTTCGCCGTGCTCGGACTGGGGGCGCCGCGCGCCGCACGCGTGCTCGGGCTGCACCGCACGATGCTGCTCAGCCTCGTCCTCACCACGCTCGGTCTGGTCGGACGCAGCCTGGTCAGCGGTCAGGTCGCCTTCCTCGTGCTGAGCCTGCTGGCGCTCTCGGGCGCGGCGGCGGCGAACATCCTGGTGCCGTCCCTGGTGAAGGTCCACTTCCCCGACCGCATCGGGACCCTCACCGCCGTCTACTCCACCGCCCTGGCGATCGGTCTCACGGCCGCGAGCGTGGCCACCGTGCCCCTCGGCGAGAACCTCGCCGGCGTCCTCGGCGACGAGTCGGCGGGCGGATGGCGTACGGCCCTGGGGTCCTGGGCGATCCTCGCCGCGGTCGCGGCGATGCCGTGGCTCGGTCTCGTACGTCGCGAGGTCGTCCCGCGCGAGGAGGGATCGGCCATCTCGGTGGCGGACGCGGCCCGCACCTCCCTCGGGCGGCGCATGGCGTTGTTCTTCGCGCTGCAGTCCTTCCAGGCCTACAGCGTGTTCGGGTGGTTCGCCGAGGTCTACCGCGACGCCGGGTTCTCCGCGGGCGAGGCCGGCCTCCTGCTCGGTGTGATCACGGGGCTGGGCATCCCGGTGAGCTTCATCGTCCCCTCGGTCGCCGCACGGCTGGACGACCAGCGCCTGCTCATCGTCGGCATCATGGCGTGCGGTCCCGTCGCCTACCTCGGGCTCACGTTCGCGCCGACGACGGTGCCGTACGCCTGGGCGGTGCTGACCGGTGTCAGCCTCGCGGCGTTCCCGCTGATCCTCGTGCTGATCGGGATGCGGGCGCGTACGTCGGAGGGCACGGCGGCCCTGTCGGGGTTCACGCAGTCGGCGGGCTACGCGATGGCCGCGCTCGGCCCCTTCGCCGTCGGCGCGATGCGCGACGCCAGCGGGGGGTGGACCCTGCCGCTGCTGGTGATGACGGTCCTGCTGGTGCCCCAGCTGATCATCGGCCTGACCGTCGCGAAGCCGGAGTTCATCGAGGACGAGCTGCCGTCAGCCGATGGTCGAGCAGCGAGCCGCTGA
- a CDS encoding TIGR03936 family radical SAM-associated protein, which translates to MREQPPQQPPPVQKVRLRYTKTGRLRFSSHRDFSRAFERALKRAAVPMAYSSGFHPHPRISYANAAPTGAASEAEYVEIGLATEVDPEQVRAAVDEALPPGLDIVEAAVSPGGSLADLLQASEWHVTLGGVEPTALDGAVAALLAAPEVLVERMTKRGLREFDVREAVLALDVVQPLTIGVGLRHGTPAVRPDDVVKGLVRCGMPEPATVRPHRLRQGPLSDQGTIGDPLAPSEA; encoded by the coding sequence GTGCGTGAACAGCCTCCCCAGCAGCCGCCGCCGGTGCAGAAGGTCCGGCTGCGCTACACCAAGACCGGTCGACTCCGCTTCTCCAGCCACCGCGACTTCTCGCGCGCCTTCGAGCGGGCGCTGAAGCGCGCTGCGGTGCCCATGGCCTACTCCTCCGGGTTCCACCCCCATCCGCGCATCTCCTACGCCAATGCCGCGCCGACGGGTGCTGCGTCGGAGGCGGAGTACGTCGAGATCGGGCTGGCCACCGAGGTCGACCCCGAACAGGTGCGTGCCGCTGTCGACGAGGCGCTGCCGCCGGGCCTGGACATCGTGGAGGCGGCCGTGAGCCCCGGCGGGTCGCTGGCCGATCTGCTGCAGGCCTCGGAGTGGCACGTCACCCTGGGCGGCGTCGAGCCCACGGCCCTCGACGGGGCCGTCGCGGCTCTCCTGGCCGCACCCGAGGTGCTGGTCGAGCGCATGACGAAGCGCGGGTTGCGCGAGTTCGACGTCCGCGAGGCCGTGCTCGCCCTCGACGTCGTGCAGCCGCTCACCATCGGTGTGGGGCTCCGACACGGCACCCCGGCCGTACGCCCCGACGACGTGGTGAAAGGGCTGGTCAGGTGCGGCATGCCCGAACCGGCGACCGTGAGGCCGCACCGTCTGCGCCAGGGTCCGCTGAGCGACCAGGGAACCATCGGCGACCCACTCGCCCCCTCGGAGGCCTGA